A DNA window from Nitrospira sp. contains the following coding sequences:
- a CDS encoding PAS domain-containing protein (MaGe:77308909), whose protein sequence is MTVTSSARIKRTILFITGLLFAGGVALAFKTGLSTGAPDARHLFSLLGTSYLLAWGAYALLSHVPRDEIRSQFVLLTLSLGMALLLAEAPVWLDAIDYRRTFGNTGFLPWERPNYLPDRELLALPRPGATVKTVFGRGNIGEGICLPVRPAESFEVRYDKNGFRNEGDFSAAEVAVIGDSYVESPMMPGSALATTRLAELRGGTVANLGQSGYGPQQELAVLKRYALPLRPKWIVWVFYEGNDLVDAQNYGERVSFLNGMWNSMNRAWDRSFTLNGLVAVSRWIHGCVPNQRVAGNYGLMDAEDGHEQRVYFLDHSSSVAPTVQELEALQATANALKEAYGLARSQGADFMVAFAPTKFRVYRDIVRFDGNAQGDLKWWVLNDLPERLHRLVADISPDIRYVDLTPALSAAAKTKQLVFIPDDTHWTGAGHRVVAETLHQALAYVGSKSSGEHEGGMPARADGAVDIAKGAMMVRNKDGTIRYWSDNARELYGWDKKSALGKVSHQLLHTVFPASLEHIEAELLERGFWEGRLIHERRDGKKITVFSRWELQQDVGAKDQSITIVEINKKPPI, encoded by the coding sequence ATGACCGTCACTTCAAGCGCGCGCATCAAACGAACGATTCTCTTCATCACGGGCCTGCTGTTTGCCGGCGGAGTAGCTCTTGCCTTTAAAACCGGGTTATCGACCGGTGCTCCGGACGCGCGACATTTGTTCAGCCTGCTAGGCACATCGTACCTTCTCGCATGGGGGGCATACGCGCTGCTCTCGCATGTTCCGCGGGATGAAATCAGAAGCCAATTCGTATTGTTGACGTTGTCCCTTGGAATGGCGCTCCTATTGGCTGAAGCTCCTGTCTGGCTCGATGCCATCGATTACAGAAGGACCTTCGGGAACACTGGTTTTCTCCCGTGGGAGCGACCCAATTATCTTCCGGACCGCGAGCTGTTGGCGCTTCCACGCCCTGGCGCAACGGTGAAGACGGTCTTTGGTCGAGGCAACATCGGTGAAGGTATCTGTCTTCCGGTCCGGCCGGCTGAATCCTTCGAAGTCAGGTATGACAAGAATGGATTTAGAAACGAAGGGGATTTTTCAGCGGCGGAAGTCGCCGTCATTGGGGATTCGTATGTGGAGTCTCCGATGATGCCTGGATCGGCCCTTGCGACCACTCGATTGGCAGAGCTGCGCGGCGGAACCGTCGCCAATCTCGGACAGTCCGGCTATGGCCCCCAGCAGGAATTGGCGGTGCTCAAGCGCTATGCGCTTCCTCTGCGCCCAAAGTGGATTGTGTGGGTTTTCTATGAAGGCAACGATCTTGTTGACGCACAAAATTACGGAGAACGGGTTTCCTTTCTGAACGGTATGTGGAATTCGATGAATAGGGCATGGGACCGCTCGTTCACCCTGAACGGTCTTGTCGCAGTCTCTCGATGGATCCACGGGTGCGTGCCGAACCAGCGAGTCGCAGGGAATTACGGCCTAATGGATGCCGAGGACGGCCATGAGCAACGGGTCTATTTTCTCGACCACTCCTCATCCGTCGCGCCGACTGTGCAGGAGTTGGAGGCCTTGCAGGCTACTGCCAACGCGCTGAAGGAGGCCTATGGACTGGCTCGCAGTCAGGGCGCGGACTTTATGGTCGCATTTGCGCCGACCAAGTTTAGGGTCTATCGCGACATCGTTCGGTTTGACGGAAACGCACAGGGGGACCTGAAGTGGTGGGTGCTGAACGATTTGCCAGAGCGGCTCCACCGGCTCGTCGCCGATATTTCGCCGGATATCCGCTATGTCGACCTTACGCCAGCCTTGTCAGCTGCGGCAAAGACCAAGCAACTGGTATTCATTCCTGACGATACTCATTGGACAGGCGCGGGTCATCGCGTTGTTGCTGAGACGCTGCACCAGGCCCTGGCTTACGTGGGGTCGAAATCATCCGGAGAGCATGAAGGCGGGATGCCTGCAAGAGCCGACGGCGCGGTGGACATCGCCAAGGGTGCCATGATGGTGCGAAACAAGGACGGGACTATTCGCTACTGGAGCGATAACGCGCGCGAGTTGTACGGATGGGACAAGAAGAGCGCATTGGGAAAGGTGTCCCATCAGCTTCTTCATACGGTATTTCCGGCGTCGCTGGAGCACATCGAGGCAGAACTCCTGGAAAGAGGGTTTTGGGAAGGACGCCTGATTCATGAGCGCCGCGACGGCAAGAAAATCACGGTCTTCAGCCGCTGGGAACTCCAGCAGGATGTTGGCGCCAAGGATCAGTCGATCACTATCGTGGAAATCAACAAAAAGCCGCCGATCTAG
- a CDS encoding conserved membrane protein of unknown function (Evidence 4 : Unknown function but conserved in other organisms; MaGe:77308910) translates to MIDSNRQDGGQTSCSETERVEVPSPFNGPDRPRFSFGVSLFAALLLCTALGALLWLSSNSPKLDRFEDPERALDLMVSRTMEAQDGLLLAPDWQQQLTDWTSGSNEVERAQAIQWYQELVATTDSPAAKLRLAILQAESGYPSDALAAASVWAREAAPLPLYAEFIDAAYGEGSLTSARELELQATLAEDLPAGWFYNHLAAALAERAGDAALGATVREQMHTRGARIQESAQLLTGLELLGWIGGSFLLLRFAWLRIQGSDGLRLHQPSVPPPWPGGIGAAVLLRGGALGAVLSLAFISLAPSEHVSLRAMAIPMANLPLLGMAYYYLLRPSGLNIVTGFGLQIQWRQMGRLASVVLAAVAAGLWGEWVMSQVAESLELANHWTEWFDPDLVWASGSVLTISLLEYVVFAPVFEELAFRGILYAILRRRLNPLPAALISASIFALAHGYGLIGFISVLWSGVLWAWLYERTGSLIPGMIAHAMNNLLVCLAVMALLR, encoded by the coding sequence ATGATCGATTCAAACAGGCAAGACGGCGGCCAGACAAGCTGTTCCGAAACGGAACGTGTTGAGGTTCCTTCGCCATTCAATGGGCCGGATCGTCCGCGCTTTTCGTTCGGGGTCAGCCTGTTTGCCGCGCTACTCCTCTGTACGGCGTTGGGTGCGCTTCTTTGGCTCTCCTCCAATTCACCCAAGCTTGATCGCTTTGAGGATCCTGAACGCGCATTGGATCTGATGGTCAGCCGGACCATGGAGGCTCAAGACGGCTTGTTGCTTGCTCCGGACTGGCAGCAGCAACTGACGGATTGGACGAGCGGCAGCAACGAGGTCGAACGAGCGCAAGCGATCCAGTGGTATCAGGAACTTGTGGCCACGACCGATTCGCCGGCAGCAAAATTGCGGCTGGCAATTCTACAAGCCGAATCCGGCTATCCGTCTGACGCGCTGGCCGCGGCCAGCGTATGGGCTCGCGAGGCCGCTCCGTTGCCGCTGTATGCGGAGTTTATCGATGCCGCCTATGGCGAGGGTTCGCTCACGAGTGCGCGTGAATTGGAATTGCAGGCGACGCTGGCTGAGGACCTTCCGGCCGGATGGTTCTACAATCATCTCGCGGCTGCGCTGGCCGAGCGAGCGGGCGATGCGGCGCTGGGCGCGACTGTGCGCGAACAGATGCACACCCGTGGCGCGAGGATTCAAGAGAGTGCCCAACTGCTCACGGGGCTGGAATTGCTGGGGTGGATCGGCGGATCGTTCCTGTTGTTGCGATTTGCCTGGCTGAGGATTCAAGGGAGCGACGGTTTGCGGCTGCATCAGCCGAGTGTGCCGCCGCCCTGGCCTGGCGGGATCGGCGCGGCGGTGCTTTTGCGCGGCGGTGCGCTCGGGGCGGTACTCTCGCTGGCATTTATTTCGCTGGCACCGTCGGAGCATGTCTCGCTGCGCGCCATGGCGATTCCGATGGCCAACTTGCCATTGCTGGGAATGGCCTATTACTACTTACTCAGACCATCGGGATTGAATATCGTCACGGGGTTCGGTTTGCAGATCCAGTGGCGGCAAATGGGGCGGCTGGCCAGTGTGGTGCTTGCCGCAGTCGCGGCTGGGCTGTGGGGTGAGTGGGTCATGAGCCAGGTGGCGGAGTCGCTGGAGCTCGCCAATCATTGGACGGAATGGTTCGACCCCGATCTCGTGTGGGCCTCGGGGTCGGTGTTGACCATCAGCTTGCTGGAGTATGTGGTGTTTGCGCCGGTCTTCGAAGAGCTGGCGTTTCGCGGCATCCTGTATGCCATCTTGCGCCGCCGTCTGAATCCGTTACCTGCCGCCCTCATCAGCGCCAGCATCTTTGCCCTGGCGCATGGCTATGGACTTATCGGTTTTATCAGTGTGCTGTGGAGCGGGGTGCTCTGGGCCTGGCTCTATGAGCGAACCGGCAGCCTGATCCCCGGTATGATCGCGCATGCCATGAATAATCTGCTGGTGTGTCTGGCCGTGATGGCCCTCCTGCGTTGA
- a CDS encoding (S)-ureidoglycine--glyoxylate transaminase (MaGe:77308911) — protein sequence MVHPRVLQALSTPLLGHLDPAFLGVMNDVQHLLRSVFATANPFTIAVSGTGSAGMEAAIVNAVEPGDAVIVGVNGVFGSRLATVVERSGGKTIRLEVPWGQVIPLDMIESALRRSGPVKAVALVQAETSTGASQPLDMIGSLCRNHNALLIVDAVTSLGGMPVDVDRLGIDLCYSATQKCLSCPPGLAPLTLSPRALSVIKGRRTPCQSWYLDMALVAEYWAEGSRAYHHTAPISMLYALRESLRLIEEEGLPARVARHRLNSEALVAGLMELELTPLPSTEHRLPMLTCVTIPPHIDEAVIRQQLLHPYGIEIGGGLGPLKGKVWRIGLMGESSTEANVLTFLNALEEIFIRGGWLSTPGVALQAAARVYSRAI from the coding sequence ATGGTTCATCCCCGTGTGCTCCAGGCCCTCTCGACCCCACTGCTCGGCCATCTCGATCCCGCGTTTCTCGGGGTCATGAACGATGTGCAGCACTTGCTCCGATCTGTGTTCGCCACCGCCAACCCTTTTACCATTGCGGTCTCTGGAACCGGATCGGCCGGGATGGAAGCCGCCATCGTCAATGCAGTTGAACCGGGCGATGCCGTCATCGTCGGCGTCAACGGGGTCTTCGGCTCGCGGCTCGCGACCGTCGTGGAGCGAAGCGGCGGCAAAACCATCCGGCTGGAGGTCCCCTGGGGTCAGGTCATTCCTCTCGACATGATCGAGTCGGCCTTGCGCCGGTCAGGACCGGTAAAGGCCGTGGCGCTGGTCCAGGCAGAAACGTCAACCGGCGCGAGTCAACCGCTCGACATGATCGGTTCGCTCTGCCGGAATCACAATGCGCTATTGATTGTTGATGCCGTCACCTCGCTCGGCGGCATGCCTGTCGATGTCGACCGTCTGGGAATCGATCTGTGTTACAGCGCGACACAAAAATGCCTGAGCTGCCCGCCGGGGCTGGCGCCGCTCACATTGAGCCCGCGCGCCCTCTCAGTTATCAAAGGCCGCCGCACGCCTTGCCAAAGCTGGTACCTGGATATGGCGCTGGTCGCGGAATACTGGGCCGAAGGGTCTCGCGCCTATCATCATACCGCTCCAATTTCGATGCTCTATGCGCTGCGCGAATCCTTGCGGCTCATTGAAGAAGAAGGATTGCCAGCTCGTGTGGCGCGTCACCGCCTCAACAGCGAGGCCTTAGTCGCCGGTCTCATGGAACTAGAACTGACCCCGCTTCCCTCAACGGAGCACCGGCTCCCGATGTTAACTTGTGTGACAATCCCTCCGCATATCGATGAAGCCGTGATCCGCCAGCAACTGCTCCACCCCTACGGCATTGAAATCGGCGGTGGGCTAGGCCCGCTCAAGGGCAAAGTCTGGCGTATCGGACTGATGGGGGAATCCAGCACGGAGGCAAATGTATTGACGTTTCTGAATGCGCTTGAAGAGATATTCATTCGAGGCGGATGGCTGTCGACGCCAGGCGTCGCATTGCAAGCCGCCGCGCGCGTCTATAGCCGGGCCATATAG
- a CDS encoding hypothetical protein (Evidence 4 : Unknown function but conserved in other organisms; MaGe:77308912) — translation MNRPLLVVLGAVTFALMSVIFFWVFKLTMANSMKTDMVSPEKVAAFIQAVLESNRNNYTDNVVVKLQKEGIQAHEHWKDERGVALPAQYLMESGRLVSMKDLKFSFRLASLTPIYVWNGPNSDFERLGLAAVEKDPDKPHYGYITKGGTRYFQAIYADRANLQACADCHNQHSNSPRRDFKLNDVMGGIVITFPVGE, via the coding sequence ATGAATCGTCCGTTGCTGGTGGTCTTGGGCGCTGTGACCTTTGCGCTGATGAGCGTCATCTTTTTTTGGGTCTTCAAGCTGACGATGGCCAATTCCATGAAGACCGACATGGTCTCGCCGGAAAAAGTGGCGGCGTTTATCCAAGCGGTGCTTGAATCCAATCGTAACAACTATACGGACAACGTCGTGGTCAAACTGCAGAAGGAAGGGATTCAGGCGCACGAACATTGGAAAGACGAACGCGGCGTCGCCCTGCCCGCTCAGTATCTGATGGAATCCGGCCGGCTGGTCTCGATGAAAGATCTGAAGTTTTCGTTTCGCCTGGCCAGCCTCACGCCGATCTATGTCTGGAATGGCCCCAACAGCGACTTTGAACGCCTCGGCCTCGCCGCGGTGGAGAAGGACCCCGACAAACCGCACTACGGATACATCACCAAAGGCGGCACCCGCTATTTCCAGGCTATTTATGCCGACCGGGCCAACTTGCAAGCCTGCGCCGACTGCCACAATCAGCATTCCAACAGCCCTCGCCGCGATTTCAAATTGAACGATGTCATGGGCGGCATTGTCATCACCTTCCCGGTCGGAGAATAA
- a CDS encoding Putative Imidazolonepropionase (Evidence 3 : Putative function from multiple computational evidences; MaGe:77308913) yields the protein MAIAIQHVRLIDGTGYSIERATILIRGRKIAATGSSRTLTIPKGVTKIDGRGLTVIPGLIDCHVHLCLGGEPDVVATVESDAPSMTLLKSARHAKQTIESGFTTVRDVGSRDHSIFALKHAIDQGVMPGPHIVGAGLAICMIGGHARFIGQEVEGIEQVQRAVDAQLAAGAGVIKVIASGGVLTPGTSPDQAQMTIDELTAAVMTAGRAQKKVAAHAHGASGMKNAIRAGVHSIEHATLLDDEAGELMKTHGVYMVPTLSALSTTAAGRPGCGIPASALDKAKAMTKRHRVSFKKAHESGLCIAMGTDAGTPFNYHGDNAQELERMVAFGMSPMEAILASTAAAARLIGIHDTVGTLMRGRQADLVIVDGNPLKRIDYLRDRSRIMGVMQAGKFVAGPLSRA from the coding sequence ATGGCTATCGCCATTCAGCATGTGCGGCTTATTGACGGAACCGGCTATTCGATTGAACGCGCCACCATTCTGATCCGCGGCCGCAAGATCGCCGCCACAGGGTCGAGCCGCACCCTGACGATCCCGAAAGGCGTGACCAAAATCGACGGCCGGGGCCTGACCGTCATCCCCGGCTTGATCGATTGTCACGTCCACCTTTGTCTGGGAGGAGAGCCGGACGTCGTCGCCACGGTCGAATCGGATGCGCCGTCCATGACGCTGCTGAAATCGGCGCGCCACGCGAAACAAACTATTGAATCGGGCTTCACGACCGTCCGCGATGTCGGCTCGCGCGACCACTCCATCTTTGCCTTGAAGCACGCTATCGACCAAGGAGTCATGCCCGGTCCCCACATCGTCGGCGCCGGGCTCGCCATCTGCATGATCGGCGGCCATGCCCGCTTCATCGGCCAGGAAGTCGAAGGGATCGAACAGGTCCAACGCGCCGTCGACGCGCAACTGGCGGCTGGAGCCGGGGTGATTAAAGTCATTGCCTCGGGCGGCGTCCTTACTCCCGGCACCTCGCCGGATCAGGCACAGATGACCATTGATGAACTCACAGCCGCTGTCATGACCGCCGGGCGGGCGCAGAAAAAAGTCGCGGCGCACGCTCATGGGGCGTCCGGCATGAAAAACGCGATTCGCGCCGGCGTCCACTCCATCGAACATGCCACCTTGCTCGATGACGAAGCTGGCGAGCTGATGAAAACGCACGGCGTCTATATGGTCCCGACGCTTTCCGCCCTCTCGACCACCGCAGCGGGACGGCCGGGGTGCGGCATTCCCGCCAGCGCGCTCGACAAGGCCAAGGCAATGACCAAACGCCATCGAGTCAGCTTTAAGAAAGCCCATGAAAGCGGGCTCTGCATTGCCATGGGCACCGATGCGGGAACCCCCTTCAACTACCACGGCGACAATGCGCAGGAACTGGAACGGATGGTAGCCTTCGGCATGAGCCCGATGGAAGCGATTCTCGCCTCAACGGCAGCTGCCGCGCGTTTGATCGGCATTCATGACACGGTGGGCACGCTGATGCGAGGCCGCCAGGCCGATCTGGTGATTGTGGACGGCAACCCACTCAAACGAATCGACTATCTGCGGGACCGCAGTAGAATCATGGGCGTGATGCAGGCAGGCAAATTCGTGGCGGGACCGCTCTCAAGGGCATGA
- a CDS encoding J domain-containing protein (MaGe:77308914): protein MAQMDYYRVLGVSREASEDEIKKAYRKLVFQHHPDRNPDAKDAEAKIREINAAYEIVGDAEKRRSYDRLYWGDEPRADFVDLSVVLREMEQKLFDEGRKELFALLVKNVARVKAELAILRERIVAAQGYDTFKEDMVAERAAEAMDDFLTEEMEARKGRLVEVAAEMMVSQGVVKKSDEGGFRSLRGQLEESFRKGRIHGYASALELFYERR from the coding sequence ATGGCGCAAATGGACTACTATCGTGTGCTGGGCGTTTCGCGTGAAGCCTCCGAGGACGAGATCAAGAAGGCCTATCGCAAACTGGTCTTCCAGCACCATCCCGACCGGAACCCCGATGCCAAAGACGCGGAAGCGAAGATCCGCGAGATCAACGCGGCCTATGAGATTGTCGGCGATGCGGAGAAACGACGCAGCTATGACCGGCTCTATTGGGGCGACGAGCCTCGCGCAGATTTTGTAGATTTGTCGGTCGTGCTCCGCGAGATGGAGCAGAAGCTCTTCGATGAAGGACGCAAAGAGCTCTTCGCGTTGCTAGTCAAGAATGTGGCGAGAGTGAAAGCCGAGCTGGCGATTCTGCGCGAGCGGATCGTGGCGGCGCAGGGGTACGACACGTTTAAAGAAGATATGGTCGCAGAGCGGGCTGCGGAGGCGATGGATGATTTCCTCACCGAGGAGATGGAAGCCCGCAAGGGGCGGCTCGTCGAAGTGGCGGCTGAGATGATGGTGTCGCAAGGGGTGGTGAAGAAGAGCGACGAAGGCGGATTCCGTTCATTGCGCGGGCAACTGGAGGAGAGTTTCAGAAAAGGCCGCATCCATGGGTACGCATCGGCGCTGGAATTGTTCTACGAGAGACGGTAA
- a CDS encoding hypothetical protein (Evidence 4 : Unknown function but conserved in other organisms; MaGe:77308915) has product MTHNPTPKALTNDEKKAADAAFAGRPFNAAWSAAARAVYDGIVNALPKEVVEATPEVDAILAELDVTSPAAPSLETATPAGTDVPQASAEADAPAEPVESSVPTIKDRQEAIQSGVLIDVTPAAKELGLTFPITITKPLWDIGIVTSQSLSQEEQTGRLRDILMAFRLRLASLATVSPLIDFPALLAIPPSTVPQPVPLFAIIQPDNGNQANVTLLLPNEVSLTITPSN; this is encoded by the coding sequence ATGACACACAACCCAACCCCCAAAGCACTGACGAACGACGAGAAAAAAGCCGCGGACGCCGCATTTGCCGGACGCCCGTTTAACGCGGCCTGGTCGGCCGCTGCACGAGCCGTCTATGACGGCATTGTGAACGCCTTGCCAAAGGAAGTGGTTGAGGCGACCCCGGAAGTCGATGCCATACTCGCCGAGCTGGACGTGACATCGCCCGCGGCTCCAAGCCTTGAGACTGCGACGCCCGCCGGCACAGATGTGCCGCAAGCAAGTGCGGAAGCGGACGCCCCGGCTGAACCAGTCGAGTCAAGCGTGCCGACGATCAAAGACCGGCAGGAAGCAATTCAGTCTGGGGTGTTGATCGACGTGACGCCAGCAGCCAAGGAACTCGGGCTCACATTTCCGATCACCATCACCAAACCGTTATGGGATATCGGAATCGTCACGAGCCAATCGCTCTCCCAGGAGGAGCAGACCGGACGGCTGCGCGATATTCTGATGGCGTTCCGGTTGCGGCTCGCGAGCCTTGCAACCGTCTCGCCGCTGATCGATTTTCCAGCGCTCTTGGCGATACCGCCAAGCACGGTGCCGCAACCGGTCCCGTTGTTTGCCATCATTCAACCGGACAACGGGAACCAGGCCAATGTGACACTGCTGCTCCCGAATGAAGTCTCGCTGACGATTACCCCGTCGAACTAA
- a CDS encoding A-adding tRNA nucleotidyltransferase (MaGe:77308916), which translates to MEVVTTHHNADFDGLASMVAVRKLYPDVRLVLSGGAQEAVHAFLLAHDLNLTKLKDLDLAQVTKLILVDTHEPGRIGPFKQCWLDPQVEVVVFDHHGIDPGMTGAPSTGKSITQIVETVGATATLLIERVQAAGISLAPLEATVLALGLYEETGSFTYSSTTPRDLKAAAFLLGAGADLQTIAQALRRPLDPNIVALLNDLLQHSDVRYLEGRKVLVATSTFDRPRVEAAEAVHQLAELEGVDAVVVAVMNGEHVEVIGRSRAPEIDIGWIAQEFGGGGHAVAAAAIVKGRTLVEVKDRLVQLLTERYRPTLLAKDVMTKPVKSIGGDATVGETEQRMTSYGVNVLPVLDDNDRYIGLVSREQIQKALFHRLGKMTAADILQADQFTAHPGTDFHLIEQAMLERNQRFVPILEGRRVVGVITRTDLLRAWHDDILPVVKIRSKDTSITSLPEPAHQRNLKRQLQERLPPRLFTLLEEAGQLADRLDLPLYVVGGCVRDLLLGIENLDLDLVVEGDGIVFARKLAAEQSARVTVHERFGTAVVLLPGGLKLDVATARTEYYEYPTALPTVEQSSIKKDLYRRDFTINALAVRLNGRGFGSLLDFYGGQRDLKNRTIRVLHSLSFVEDPTRVFRAVRFETRFGFHLGKDTLALVKAAVKMALFQKLSGHRLLEELKALCSEREPKSGLKRLADLDLLRFIHPKLAWTPRLEKLLFAVEETLDWYRLLYLDRKLDAWLVYMMAIAAVLPDRGVADLLKRFPFSEREATTLKAMRGGAHRLLRQLSKQPPLKPSGVCRLLEGVQDEALVAIMAQSQSDRVKRLLSAYLTVWRQAKPRLTGKVLQSMGVEPGPIYSRVLTQLRDAHLDGLVKTEAEERAFIERAIRRRPSNRV; encoded by the coding sequence ATGGAAGTCGTGACGACCCATCACAACGCGGACTTCGACGGGTTGGCGTCGATGGTTGCCGTGCGCAAGTTATATCCCGATGTACGGCTGGTGCTGTCAGGCGGCGCGCAGGAAGCGGTCCATGCCTTTCTCCTGGCGCACGATCTGAATCTCACCAAGCTCAAAGATCTCGATCTCGCACAAGTCACGAAGTTGATTCTGGTCGATACGCATGAGCCAGGCCGAATTGGTCCATTCAAGCAATGCTGGCTGGATCCGCAGGTCGAGGTGGTGGTGTTCGATCACCATGGAATTGACCCGGGTATGACCGGCGCTCCATCGACGGGGAAATCCATCACTCAGATTGTGGAGACCGTGGGAGCGACGGCGACACTGCTGATCGAGCGGGTGCAAGCGGCTGGCATTTCGCTCGCACCGTTGGAAGCGACGGTCCTGGCCTTAGGTCTCTATGAAGAAACGGGGTCCTTTACGTATTCCTCGACCACTCCGCGCGATTTGAAGGCGGCAGCCTTTCTCCTCGGCGCCGGCGCCGATCTGCAGACAATCGCGCAGGCACTGCGCCGGCCGCTCGATCCGAATATTGTCGCGTTGCTGAACGATTTATTGCAGCACAGCGACGTGCGGTATCTGGAAGGCCGGAAGGTGCTTGTGGCGACCAGTACGTTCGATCGGCCTCGTGTGGAAGCGGCGGAGGCGGTGCATCAGCTGGCCGAGCTTGAAGGCGTGGATGCCGTCGTGGTTGCTGTGATGAACGGGGAACACGTGGAAGTCATCGGGCGCAGCCGCGCGCCGGAAATCGATATCGGATGGATTGCGCAGGAGTTCGGCGGCGGCGGCCACGCCGTGGCGGCGGCCGCCATTGTCAAAGGGCGGACGCTCGTCGAGGTGAAGGATCGGCTCGTGCAGTTGTTGACGGAGCGGTACCGGCCCACGCTGTTGGCGAAGGATGTCATGACCAAACCCGTCAAGAGCATCGGTGGCGACGCCACGGTCGGCGAGACGGAACAGCGCATGACAAGTTATGGCGTGAACGTGCTCCCGGTATTGGACGACAACGATCGGTATATCGGATTGGTCAGCCGGGAGCAGATACAGAAGGCGCTGTTTCATCGATTGGGCAAGATGACGGCCGCCGATATTCTTCAGGCGGATCAGTTCACGGCGCACCCCGGCACCGACTTTCATCTGATCGAACAGGCGATGCTGGAGCGGAATCAACGATTCGTGCCGATTCTTGAGGGCAGGAGAGTCGTCGGCGTCATTACGCGCACGGATCTGCTCAGAGCTTGGCACGACGATATCTTGCCTGTGGTAAAGATTCGCTCGAAAGATACGAGTATAACCAGCCTGCCAGAGCCAGCGCATCAGCGCAATCTCAAGCGGCAGCTACAGGAGAGGCTTCCGCCACGCCTATTTACGTTGCTCGAAGAGGCCGGCCAGCTGGCAGACCGGCTGGATCTGCCGTTGTATGTGGTGGGCGGTTGTGTGCGCGATCTGTTGTTGGGGATCGAAAATCTCGATCTTGACCTGGTGGTCGAAGGCGATGGGATCGTCTTTGCGCGCAAGTTGGCCGCAGAGCAGTCGGCGCGGGTCACGGTGCATGAGCGATTCGGGACGGCGGTTGTCCTGTTGCCTGGCGGACTCAAGCTCGATGTGGCCACAGCCAGGACCGAATATTACGAATACCCAACTGCGTTGCCCACGGTCGAGCAAAGCTCGATCAAAAAAGATCTCTATCGCCGAGATTTTACGATCAACGCATTGGCGGTGCGCCTCAATGGCCGTGGATTCGGATCGCTGCTCGACTTTTATGGCGGCCAGCGGGACCTTAAGAATCGGACGATTCGTGTCCTCCACAGTCTCAGTTTTGTCGAAGACCCCACTCGCGTGTTTCGCGCAGTCCGCTTTGAGACCAGGTTCGGCTTTCATCTTGGGAAAGATACGCTGGCCTTGGTGAAGGCGGCCGTCAAGATGGCGCTGTTTCAAAAGCTTTCTGGCCACCGGCTATTGGAAGAATTGAAAGCGCTCTGTTCGGAGCGGGAGCCGAAGTCGGGATTGAAGCGGTTGGCGGATCTCGATCTGTTGCGATTCATCCATCCGAAGCTTGCCTGGACTCCACGGCTGGAGAAATTGTTGTTTGCCGTCGAAGAAACGCTCGATTGGTATCGGTTGCTCTATCTGGACCGCAAGCTGGACGCCTGGCTGGTGTATATGATGGCGATTGCCGCAGTCCTGCCCGATCGTGGCGTGGCGGATCTGTTGAAGCGGTTCCCCTTCAGTGAGCGTGAAGCGACGACCCTGAAGGCCATGCGGGGAGGAGCGCATCGGCTGCTGCGGCAACTCAGCAAGCAGCCGCCGTTAAAACCGTCTGGAGTGTGCCGGCTCTTAGAGGGAGTGCAGGACGAAGCGCTGGTGGCCATCATGGCCCAGAGCCAGTCCGATCGGGTGAAGCGTCTGCTGTCGGCGTATCTCACCGTCTGGCGGCAGGCGAAACCTCGACTGACCGGAAAGGTCCTTCAATCCATGGGGGTCGAACCCGGACCGATCTATAGCCGAGTCCTCACCCAACTTCGCGATGCGCATTTGGATGGGCTCGTTAAGACGGAAGCGGAAGAACGAGCGTTCATCGAGCGCGCGATCCGCCGCCGCCCGTCGAACCGGGTTTAG
- a CDS encoding conserved exported protein of unknown function (Evidence 4 : Unknown function but conserved in other organisms; MaGe:77308917) translates to MKTMILAAGMVMLGMSGMAFAQAETPVIDQRQTNQEKRIDRGIVSGELNQREANRLNTQQEHINRIEDKAKADGVMTKGERARIDRAQDRASRHIAREKHDRQKRH, encoded by the coding sequence ATGAAGACGATGATCTTAGCCGCAGGCATGGTGATGCTTGGCATGAGTGGGATGGCGTTTGCGCAGGCGGAGACTCCTGTCATCGATCAACGGCAGACGAATCAGGAGAAGCGGATCGATCGAGGGATCGTCAGCGGCGAATTGAATCAGCGTGAAGCCAATCGACTGAATACGCAACAAGAACATATCAATAGAATCGAAGATAAGGCTAAGGCCGATGGTGTCATGACGAAAGGCGAACGAGCCAGGATCGATCGCGCGCAGGATCGCGCCTCGCGGCATATTGCGCGCGAGAAGCACGACCGCCAAAAGCGGCACTAG